One segment of Thermoanaerobacter kivui DNA contains the following:
- a CDS encoding PolC-type DNA polymerase III, protein MIPSFLQNEFHIKRVKLIKKERKLILNVIGDNKKTAEMQKLKSFILTKLPLVKDIDIVIEKPKTLNNLQDVIDNFESIVIRVSENFTSALSFLKTCNINLRENRLVLEAPNEVVYEFIKANKIAFAIKELLKEEYDFSVDIDVVLNEEFENTLGKIIEEDTKIIEEVTRNSKEITDKIEKQKDLKVLVGKEIKEAAIPIKDISAESEEVVIEGKIFSVDFKELKSKILMTFDITDYTSSIAVKAFLTEDKYSSLKEVIDIDAFVKVRGTVIYDKYEGDLIINLKDLQLVAPRVREDLSKEKRVELHLHTQMSSMDAVASITDLVKRAAEWGHKAIAVTDHAVVQAFPEAMEASQKYGVKVIYGVEGYLVDDGIPIVTGETDLTLEDEFTVFDIETTGLSNINDEIIEIGAVKIKGGKIVDTFETFVNPRVPISSFITKLTGINESMVKDAPTIEKVLPKFLEFASNSVLVAHNANFDVSFIKSKAKRLNLNIKNAVLDTLELSRHLFKELKNYKLDTVAEHLQVKLEHHHRAVDDAMATAEIFIKSLDKLKELNIKKVSEINTVLKESQVDIKKLPVYHVTVLVKDQRGLRNLYEIISKSNLEYFHRTPRIPKSLLISMREGLIIGSACEQGEVFRAIVSNLEENKLESIIAFYDYLEVQPIGNNEFLIEKGEVKSIEDLKEINKKIYQLGKKYNKLVVATGDVHFLDPWDDIYRKILMVGKGYKDADRQPPLYFKTTDEMLKEFEYLGEEVAKEIVIDNPNKIADSIEEVKPIPDGTFPPVIEGAEEELRRLTLTKAHEIYGNPLPEIVQSRLDRELNSIINNGYAVMYIIAQKLVSKSLKDGYLVGSRGSVGSSLVATMSGITEVNPLPPHYVCPNCKHSEFITDGSYGCGVDMPDKVCPSCGTLMKKDGFDIPFEVFLGFEGDKEPDIDLNFSGEYQPVAHKYTEELFGKGHVFRAGTIGTLADKTAFGYVKKYFEERNLVVHKSEIKRLTMGCTGVKRTTGQHPGGIMVVPKDKSIYDFTPIQHPADAEDTDVITTHFDYHSISGRLLKLDILGHDDPTVIRMLEDLTGINAREIPLDDKKTMSLFTSVEALGIDPEELNTPVGTLGLPEFGTKFVRQMLIDTCPTTFAELVRISGLSHGTDVWLNNAQDIIREGIATLKEVISTRDDIMLYLISKGMDKKLSFKIMENVRKGKGVTQEEIEEMRKHGVPNWFIESCQKIKYMFPKAHAVAYVIMAFRIAYFKVHYPEAFYATYFTVRADDFNLDIVLKGKDSIKNAIKEIEAKGNNASPKEKSLLTVLEVALEMYLRGFKFINVDLYKSDAVKFLITEEGLLPPLNSLEGVGIQAAKAIAQERENGKFLSVEDFRNRTKVSKTVIEILKQYGCLTDLPESNQLSLF, encoded by the coding sequence ATGATTCCGTCTTTTTTGCAAAATGAATTTCACATCAAGAGAGTTAAATTGATAAAAAAAGAGAGAAAATTGATACTTAATGTTATAGGTGATAACAAAAAAACTGCAGAAATGCAAAAGCTTAAAAGCTTTATTTTAACAAAACTTCCTTTAGTTAAAGACATCGATATAGTAATAGAAAAACCTAAAACTTTGAATAACTTACAAGATGTTATAGACAATTTTGAATCTATAGTTATTCGCGTAAGTGAAAATTTTACTTCTGCTCTTAGTTTTTTAAAGACCTGCAACATAAATCTTAGAGAAAACAGATTAGTTCTGGAAGCTCCTAATGAAGTTGTATATGAATTTATCAAAGCTAATAAAATAGCCTTTGCCATTAAAGAGCTTTTAAAAGAAGAATATGATTTTTCAGTTGATATAGATGTGGTTTTAAATGAAGAGTTTGAGAATACCTTGGGAAAAATAATAGAAGAAGATACAAAAATTATAGAGGAAGTTACTAGAAATAGCAAAGAAATTACTGACAAGATAGAAAAGCAAAAAGATTTGAAAGTGCTGGTGGGAAAAGAAATAAAAGAAGCAGCAATACCTATAAAAGATATTTCTGCAGAAAGCGAAGAGGTTGTAATTGAGGGTAAAATATTTTCTGTCGATTTCAAAGAATTGAAGTCCAAGATTTTGATGACCTTTGATATTACTGATTACACTTCTTCTATAGCTGTGAAGGCTTTTTTGACAGAAGACAAATACTCTTCTTTAAAAGAAGTTATTGATATTGACGCTTTTGTAAAAGTGAGAGGAACAGTGATATACGATAAATATGAAGGGGACTTGATAATCAACTTAAAAGATTTGCAATTGGTTGCACCAAGAGTTAGAGAAGATTTAAGCAAAGAAAAGAGGGTAGAATTGCACCTTCACACTCAAATGAGCAGTATGGACGCTGTAGCTTCCATAACTGATTTGGTTAAAAGAGCAGCAGAGTGGGGGCACAAGGCTATTGCCGTAACAGACCATGCTGTTGTTCAGGCATTCCCTGAAGCCATGGAAGCGTCTCAAAAGTACGGCGTAAAAGTTATATACGGGGTAGAAGGATACTTAGTAGATGATGGTATACCAATTGTAACAGGTGAAACAGATTTAACTTTAGAGGATGAATTTACTGTCTTTGATATAGAAACTACTGGCCTTTCAAATATAAATGATGAAATAATAGAAATTGGGGCAGTAAAAATAAAAGGAGGAAAAATAGTAGACACCTTTGAGACATTTGTAAATCCGCGTGTACCCATTTCTTCTTTTATAACAAAGCTTACAGGAATCAACGAATCGATGGTGAAAGATGCTCCTACCATAGAAAAAGTTCTGCCAAAGTTTTTAGAATTTGCATCAAACAGCGTTTTGGTAGCTCACAATGCAAATTTTGACGTATCTTTTATAAAGTCTAAAGCTAAAAGATTGAATTTGAACATTAAAAATGCTGTGTTAGACACTTTGGAATTGAGTAGACACCTTTTTAAAGAATTAAAAAATTATAAGTTAGACACAGTAGCGGAACATCTTCAAGTAAAATTAGAACATCACCACAGAGCTGTAGATGACGCAATGGCTACAGCAGAGATATTTATAAAATCTCTTGATAAATTGAAAGAATTAAACATAAAAAAAGTAAGTGAAATAAACACAGTTTTGAAAGAAAGCCAAGTAGACATAAAAAAACTTCCTGTTTATCATGTCACTGTACTAGTTAAAGACCAAAGAGGACTGAGAAATTTATACGAAATAATATCTAAATCTAATTTGGAATACTTTCATAGAACACCTCGAATCCCTAAAAGTTTGCTCATCAGCATGAGAGAAGGGCTTATAATAGGTTCTGCTTGCGAACAAGGAGAAGTTTTTAGAGCGATTGTTTCTAACTTAGAAGAAAACAAATTAGAAAGTATCATAGCATTTTACGATTATTTAGAAGTACAGCCAATTGGCAATAATGAATTTTTGATTGAAAAAGGTGAAGTCAAAAGTATAGAAGATTTAAAGGAAATAAACAAAAAGATTTATCAATTAGGGAAAAAATACAACAAACTTGTAGTGGCAACTGGAGACGTACACTTTTTAGACCCATGGGATGATATATACCGAAAGATTTTAATGGTAGGTAAAGGATATAAAGATGCAGATAGGCAACCGCCTCTGTATTTTAAGACTACTGATGAGATGTTAAAAGAATTTGAATACTTGGGAGAAGAAGTAGCAAAAGAAATTGTAATTGATAATCCAAATAAAATTGCGGATTCAATTGAAGAGGTTAAACCCATTCCAGATGGTACTTTTCCGCCTGTTATTGAGGGGGCAGAGGAAGAATTAAGAAGGCTTACACTCACGAAAGCTCATGAGATATATGGTAACCCTCTACCTGAAATAGTTCAAAGTCGCCTTGATAGAGAGTTGAATTCTATAATCAACAACGGTTATGCGGTAATGTATATAATAGCGCAAAAATTAGTTTCTAAGTCGTTAAAAGATGGTTACTTAGTGGGGTCAAGAGGTTCTGTAGGTTCTTCTTTAGTTGCTACTATGAGTGGAATAACAGAGGTTAATCCACTTCCACCCCATTATGTTTGTCCTAATTGCAAACACTCTGAATTTATAACTGATGGCAGCTATGGTTGCGGAGTAGACATGCCCGACAAAGTTTGCCCTTCTTGTGGAACGTTAATGAAAAAAGACGGTTTTGACATACCTTTTGAGGTGTTTTTAGGGTTTGAAGGAGACAAAGAACCAGACATAGACCTTAATTTCTCAGGAGAATATCAGCCCGTCGCTCACAAATACACGGAAGAACTTTTTGGTAAAGGGCATGTTTTCAGAGCAGGTACTATTGGAACTCTTGCAGACAAAACCGCGTTTGGTTACGTCAAAAAATATTTTGAAGAGCGTAATTTGGTAGTTCATAAATCTGAAATTAAAAGGTTGACAATGGGCTGTACAGGAGTGAAAAGAACTACAGGACAACATCCAGGTGGAATTATGGTTGTCCCTAAAGATAAAAGCATTTACGATTTTACTCCTATACAGCATCCTGCAGATGCAGAAGACACCGATGTTATAACAACTCATTTTGACTACCATTCAATAAGCGGAAGGCTTTTAAAACTGGATATTTTAGGGCATGATGACCCTACAGTTATAAGAATGCTGGAGGATTTAACCGGCATTAATGCAAGAGAAATTCCTTTAGATGATAAAAAAACTATGAGTTTATTTACCAGTGTAGAAGCATTGGGAATAGACCCTGAAGAGCTAAATACTCCTGTGGGTACTTTAGGATTACCTGAGTTTGGTACAAAGTTTGTAAGACAAATGCTTATTGACACTTGTCCTACTACTTTTGCAGAACTAGTACGCATAAGTGGACTTTCTCACGGCACTGATGTATGGCTTAACAATGCTCAGGATATAATAAGAGAAGGAATAGCTACATTAAAAGAAGTAATATCTACAAGAGATGACATAATGCTTTATTTGATAAGCAAAGGTATGGACAAAAAATTGTCTTTCAAAATAATGGAAAATGTGAGGAAAGGCAAAGGTGTAACACAAGAAGAAATAGAAGAAATGAGAAAACACGGTGTTCCAAATTGGTTTATTGAGTCTTGCCAAAAAATAAAATATATGTTTCCTAAGGCCCATGCTGTGGCATACGTAATAATGGCATTTCGAATTGCTTATTTTAAAGTTCATTATCCAGAAGCCTTTTATGCTACTTACTTTACCGTTAGAGCAGATGACTTTAATTTGGATATTGTATTAAAAGGGAAAGACAGCATAAAAAATGCTATAAAAGAGATAGAAGCGAAAGGAAATAATGCTAGTCCTAAAGAAAAAAGCCTTTTAACAGTATTAGAAGTAGCTTTAGAGATGTACCTAAGAGGATTTAAGTTTATAAATGTAGACTTATATAAATCTGATGCAGTCAAATTTTTGATTACTGAAGAAGGATTGCTACCACCTCTTAATTCTTTAGAGGGAGTAGGAATACAAGCAGCCAAAGCAATTGCACAAGAAAGAGAAAATGGCAAATTTCTATCTGTTGAAGATTTTAGAAACAGAACAAAGGTCAGTAAAACAGTTATAGAAATATTAAAACAGTATGGCTGTTTAACCGATTTGCCAGAATCTAATCAATTAAGTTTGTTTTAA
- a CDS encoding glycosyltransferase family 2 protein encodes MISVIVPAFNEGKNIGRVLSVLEKIDIIDEIIVVNDGSTDDTKEQALKYNVKVFDLEENSGKGKALKAGIENSKGDIIVMLDADLIGLTEKHFLSLVNPVLKDEADMTIGIFAGGRKFTDFAQKVAPFLSGQRAIKRKFLENIQEMEMSRFGVEIALNRHAIKNNLRIVNVPLENMTHVMKEEKLGFFRGFYARLRMYFDIIKMWV; translated from the coding sequence ATGATTTCTGTCATAGTACCTGCTTTTAATGAAGGCAAAAACATAGGCAGGGTTTTATCTGTGTTAGAAAAGATAGATATTATTGATGAAATCATAGTAGTCAATGACGGCTCTACTGATGATACAAAAGAACAAGCTCTTAAATATAATGTAAAGGTGTTTGATTTAGAAGAAAATTCAGGGAAAGGCAAGGCTTTAAAAGCAGGAATAGAAAACTCAAAAGGCGATATTATCGTAATGTTAGATGCGGATTTAATTGGACTTACAGAAAAGCACTTTTTAAGTCTTGTAAATCCTGTTTTAAAAGATGAAGCAGATATGACAATCGGAATTTTTGCTGGAGGAAGAAAATTTACAGATTTTGCACAAAAAGTTGCTCCTTTTTTATCAGGTCAAAGAGCGATAAAAAGAAAATTCCTAGAAAACATACAGGAGATGGAAATGAGCAGATTTGGCGTAGAAATTGCTTTGAATAGGCACGCAATAAAAAACAATCTGCGGATTGTGAATGTGCCTTTAGAAAATATGACTCACGTAATGAAAGAGGAAAAATTAGGATTTTTTAGAGGATTTTATGCGCGCCTTAGAATGTATTTTGATATTATAAAAATGTGGGTATAG
- the ispG gene encoding flavodoxin-dependent (E)-4-hydroxy-3-methylbut-2-enyl-diphosphate synthase produces the protein MRKITCEVKIGNKKIGGNNPILVQSMTNTDTHDIEKTIEQIKRLEAEGCDIIRVAVPDMKAAEAIKEIKKNINIPLVADIHFDYRLAIKSIENGADKIRINPGNIGKEENIKKVVEMAKERGIPIRIGVNSGSLKKEILNKYKGVTAEAVVESALKNVLILEKLGFYDIVISLKTPNVPLTIEAYKLASSKVNYPLHVGITEAGTIEAGTIKSAIGIGTLLYLGIGDTIRVSLTGDPVHEIRVGKQILRSLGLLKEGVEIISCPTCGRTKIDLIKLAEEVEKRTMHIKKPLKVAVMGCAVNGPGEAKEADIGIAGGDGEGLIFKKGKVYKKVKEKDLVDELMKEIERLVKEDF, from the coding sequence ATGAGAAAAATTACTTGTGAGGTCAAAATAGGCAATAAAAAAATTGGAGGAAATAATCCAATTTTGGTTCAGTCTATGACTAACACGGATACCCACGATATTGAAAAAACAATTGAGCAGATAAAAAGACTAGAAGCTGAAGGCTGTGATATTATAAGAGTTGCTGTTCCAGATATGAAAGCGGCTGAAGCAATAAAAGAAATAAAGAAAAATATAAATATTCCTTTGGTAGCAGATATTCATTTTGACTATCGCCTCGCAATAAAATCAATTGAAAATGGAGCGGACAAAATAAGAATTAATCCCGGAAACATAGGAAAAGAAGAAAATATCAAAAAAGTGGTAGAAATGGCAAAGGAAAGAGGCATTCCTATTAGAATAGGGGTAAATTCTGGATCGTTGAAAAAAGAAATATTAAACAAATACAAGGGAGTAACTGCCGAAGCAGTTGTGGAAAGCGCTTTAAAAAATGTTTTAATTTTAGAAAAGTTAGGCTTTTATGATATAGTTATTTCGTTGAAAACTCCAAATGTACCACTTACTATAGAAGCTTATAAACTTGCTTCTTCAAAAGTAAATTATCCATTGCACGTAGGTATAACGGAGGCGGGGACTATTGAAGCTGGTACTATAAAATCTGCTATAGGAATAGGAACATTACTTTATTTAGGAATAGGAGACACAATACGAGTTTCTCTAACAGGTGACCCAGTCCATGAGATAAGAGTAGGAAAACAGATTTTACGTTCTTTAGGCCTTCTAAAAGAAGGAGTAGAAATTATTTCTTGCCCTACCTGCGGCAGAACAAAAATTGACTTGATAAAGTTAGCAGAAGAAGTAGAAAAAAGGACGATGCATATTAAAAAGCCCTTAAAGGTTGCTGTTATGGGATGTGCAGTAAATGGACCGGGTGAAGCAAAAGAAGCGGATATCGGTATAGCAGGTGGAGATGGAGAAGGGTTGATTTTTAAAAAAGGCAAAGTGTATAAAAAGGTAAAAGAAAAAGACCTTGTAGATGAGTTGATGAAGGAAATTGAGAGGTTAGTTAAGGAGGATTTTTAA
- the rseP gene encoding RIP metalloprotease RseP produces MTILISIIVLSVLVMFHEFGHFIVAKLSGARVNEFSIGFGPRLFKKKYGETEYSFRALLFGGYVALEGEDEKSNDPLAIVNKPWPVRLAVFAAGPLMNILLAFLLLFIVFFSIGRPIPQIKSVMEGYPAEKAGILPGDKIVMVNNTKINTWEELEKAISSTKDKEIQITIERDSNIITKDIKPVFDKQSSKNMIGIIPEYKRSLPWAFTNAIDKTVYFLKMIVITLGMLIGGKVSANDIMGPVGIVYTIGTVAKTGLLNLMTFSAFISAYLGLFNLLPFPALDGGRILFVLIEAVRGEPVTPEKEGYIHYIGFMILIALILFVTYRDVLRMF; encoded by the coding sequence TTGACAATACTGATAAGTATAATTGTTTTAAGCGTTTTAGTAATGTTTCACGAATTTGGACATTTTATCGTTGCAAAACTTTCTGGAGCTAGAGTAAATGAATTTTCTATTGGCTTTGGTCCACGACTTTTTAAAAAGAAATACGGAGAAACAGAGTATTCTTTTAGAGCATTGCTATTCGGTGGTTATGTTGCTTTAGAAGGTGAAGATGAAAAATCTAATGACCCGCTGGCTATAGTAAATAAGCCTTGGCCTGTAAGGTTAGCTGTCTTTGCTGCAGGTCCTTTAATGAATATACTATTAGCTTTTTTATTGCTTTTTATTGTATTTTTTAGCATAGGTAGGCCTATTCCCCAAATAAAATCCGTAATGGAAGGCTATCCCGCTGAAAAAGCAGGAATTTTGCCGGGGGACAAAATTGTAATGGTAAATAATACAAAGATAAATACATGGGAGGAGTTAGAAAAAGCCATAAGTTCTACAAAAGATAAAGAAATACAAATAACTATTGAAAGAGATTCAAATATTATAACAAAAGATATAAAACCTGTTTTTGATAAACAATCCTCTAAAAACATGATAGGAATTATACCAGAGTATAAGAGGTCACTGCCTTGGGCTTTTACAAATGCGATAGATAAAACTGTATATTTTTTAAAAATGATTGTGATAACACTTGGTATGCTTATAGGTGGCAAAGTATCTGCGAATGATATAATGGGACCTGTTGGTATTGTATATACAATTGGTACTGTAGCAAAAACAGGTTTATTAAATTTAATGACTTTTTCTGCTTTTATAAGTGCATACTTGGGGCTTTTTAATCTTTTACCATTTCCTGCTCTTGATGGCGGGAGGATACTTTTTGTTTTAATAGAAGCTGTAAGAGGTGAACCAGTTACCCCCGAAAAAGAAGGTTATATACACTATATTGGTTTTATGATTCTAATTGCATTAATACTTTTTGTTACTTACCGAGATGTTTTACGTATGTTTTAA
- a CDS encoding 1-deoxy-D-xylulose-5-phosphate reductoisomerase codes for MKRVIILGATGSIGTQTLDVIKNFRDNFKVVGLTAYNNVDLLAQQIEEFNPEVVAVKDENKAYKLKAKINKNIEILTGQKGLQNIVEYEADLVVVAVEGIAGLLPTVKAIERGKDIALANKEVLVTAGKIVMDLAKKKKINFLPVDSEHSAILQCLRGNDKKEISRLILTASGGPFRGMKYEDLKKVTVEQTLRHPNWKMGKKITVDSATLMNKGFEVIEAKWLFDISEDKIDVIVHPQSIIHSMVEYIDGSVIAQLATADMRIPIQYALNYPTRNYINGINFLDFSITTQLTFEKPDLETFRCLSLAYEALKIGGTMTTVLNAADEIAVSLFLNKKIEFLQIAEIIEESMKEHNNIQNPTLDDIINVDKEVKEKIAKKYMR; via the coding sequence ATGAAAAGAGTAATAATTTTAGGGGCAACCGGTTCTATAGGAACGCAAACTTTAGATGTGATAAAAAATTTCAGAGATAATTTCAAAGTAGTTGGTCTCACTGCTTATAACAATGTAGACCTATTGGCCCAACAGATTGAAGAATTTAATCCTGAAGTTGTTGCAGTAAAAGATGAGAATAAAGCCTATAAACTAAAAGCAAAGATAAATAAAAATATTGAAATTTTGACAGGACAAAAAGGACTTCAAAATATAGTAGAGTATGAAGCTGATTTAGTAGTAGTTGCAGTAGAAGGGATTGCAGGGCTTTTACCTACTGTAAAGGCTATTGAAAGAGGAAAAGACATAGCACTGGCTAATAAAGAAGTATTAGTAACAGCTGGGAAAATTGTAATGGATTTGGCCAAAAAAAAGAAAATAAATTTTTTACCTGTTGACAGTGAACATTCAGCAATACTACAGTGTTTAAGAGGAAATGATAAAAAAGAAATATCTCGCTTGATTTTGACTGCTTCTGGCGGACCCTTTAGAGGAATGAAATACGAGGATTTAAAAAAAGTGACGGTCGAGCAAACATTAAGGCATCCTAATTGGAAAATGGGGAAAAAAATCACTGTTGATTCTGCAACTTTGATGAATAAAGGGTTTGAAGTAATAGAAGCAAAATGGCTCTTTGACATTTCTGAAGATAAAATTGATGTGATTGTGCATCCCCAGAGTATAATTCACTCAATGGTAGAATATATAGATGGTAGTGTAATTGCACAATTGGCTACTGCCGATATGAGGATACCTATTCAGTATGCATTAAATTATCCTACTCGCAATTACATAAATGGAATAAATTTTTTGGATTTTTCTATTACGACTCAGCTAACTTTTGAAAAACCCGATTTAGAAACTTTTAGATGTTTGTCGTTAGCATATGAGGCTTTAAAAATTGGCGGAACTATGACTACCGTATTAAATGCGGCTGATGAAATAGCTGTGTCACTGTTTTTAAATAAAAAAATAGAATTTTTACAAATAGCTGAAATCATAGAGGAGAGCATGAAAGAACATAATAATATACAAAATCCAACTTTAGATGATATAATAAATGTGGATAAAGAGGTTAAGGAAAAAATAGCAAAAAAATATATGAGGTGA
- a CDS encoding phosphatidate cytidylyltransferase, with product MLKIRVISAIVGLPILFFVLIKGGAFLTAALIILSIIGLNEFYNATKQIGIRPVKIFGYLSVLVIYFLENKLWNFDILVIISMILLLLLLTNRKYTIKDYALTLMGIIYIPVFFLYIEKIREIPNGMYIVWFIFIVSWMTDTFAYFTGRFFGNHKLIPSISPKKTVEGAIGGIIGSIVGCVIFALLFPQSNVSLYLGVVIGLLGSLVAQIGDLVASAIKRNCYIKDFGKIIPGHGGILDRFDSILFVSPFIYFFFQYII from the coding sequence ATGCTAAAAATAAGGGTTATAAGTGCTATAGTTGGTTTGCCGATTTTGTTTTTTGTCTTAATAAAAGGGGGAGCTTTTTTAACAGCAGCTTTGATAATTTTAAGTATTATAGGACTTAATGAGTTTTACAATGCTACTAAACAAATTGGTATACGACCTGTTAAAATTTTTGGATATTTATCAGTATTGGTTATATATTTTTTGGAAAACAAACTGTGGAATTTTGATATATTAGTCATAATTAGCATGATATTGCTTTTATTGTTGCTTACTAATAGAAAATACACGATTAAGGATTATGCTTTAACTTTGATGGGTATTATATATATTCCCGTGTTTTTTTTGTACATAGAAAAAATTAGGGAAATACCAAATGGAATGTACATAGTATGGTTTATATTTATCGTGTCTTGGATGACAGATACTTTTGCGTATTTTACTGGTAGGTTTTTTGGCAATCATAAGCTTATTCCTTCAATAAGTCCTAAAAAGACAGTAGAAGGGGCAATTGGAGGTATTATAGGTTCAATTGTAGGCTGCGTAATCTTTGCATTGCTTTTCCCACAATCAAATGTCAGCTTGTACCTTGGTGTAGTGATAGGCTTATTAGGAAGTTTAGTTGCACAAATTGGGGATTTAGTTGCTTCAGCTATAAAACGAAATTGTTACATTAAAGACTTTGGAAAAATAATTCCCGGCCATGGTGGAATTTTAGACAGATTTGACAGCATTTTATTTGTTTCTCCTTTTATATATTTCTTTTTTCAATATATAATCTGA
- a CDS encoding isoprenyl transferase, whose amino-acid sequence MAFFLRKIKDLTSKIDKSRLPVHIGIIMDGNGRWAQKRGMMRIYGHKAGVKTVREIVKACSELGIKYLTLYAFSTENWKRPLEEVNFLMDLLVEYLSKEVNELNKNNVKINFIGDISFLPKKCKVEIDRAQNITKENDGLVLNIALNYGGRDEIVKAVKKICHKVVNKELSIDAITEQIVSENLYTQNQPDPDLIIRTSGEKRLSNFLLWQSAYSELWFTDVLWPDFNKKHLIEAILYYQTRKRRFGGI is encoded by the coding sequence ATGGCGTTTTTTTTGCGAAAAATTAAAGATTTAACATCTAAAATCGATAAAAGTCGATTACCTGTCCACATAGGAATTATTATGGACGGAAATGGCAGATGGGCACAAAAAAGAGGTATGATGAGGATTTACGGCCATAAGGCTGGTGTCAAGACAGTAAGAGAAATTGTAAAAGCCTGTAGCGAATTAGGGATAAAATATCTAACTTTATACGCATTTTCTACAGAAAACTGGAAAAGACCACTGGAAGAAGTAAATTTTTTAATGGATTTACTGGTAGAGTATTTGTCGAAAGAAGTAAATGAGCTTAACAAAAACAATGTGAAAATTAATTTTATAGGTGATATTTCATTTTTACCTAAAAAATGTAAAGTTGAAATAGATCGTGCTCAAAATATAACAAAGGAAAATGATGGACTTGTATTAAATATAGCATTAAACTATGGAGGAAGGGACGAAATAGTAAAAGCAGTAAAAAAAATTTGTCATAAGGTTGTAAACAAAGAACTGTCAATTGATGCTATTACAGAACAAATTGTAAGTGAAAATCTTTATACTCAAAATCAGCCAGACCCTGATTTGATAATAAGAACCAGTGGTGAAAAAAGGTTGAGCAATTTCCTGTTATGGCAGTCGGCATATTCTGAGTTGTGGTTTACAGATGTTTTATGGCCAGATTTTAATAAAAAACACCTGATAGAAGCAATATTATACTATCAGACTCGAAAGAGAAGGTTTGGGGGAATATAA